CGTATTTCTCTGAAGGGTCATACAAGTATTTCACCGTGGGTGTAATAACAGCTACTAGCACTACAAGTGCCAGAACCATGGTTGTATTTGATGCTCTAAAAATTTCCTGCAGAGTAAATAAGAAAAACATGTTAATGGAGCATTCAGATTACTTGGCAAGATGCTATAACATATtctgcaaaaacaaaaaacttttAGTGTTTGAAGACGCACTTTGGTATTATTTGAATCTAACCAGGTGTTAAGTGTAGAAACCTCGACAATGCCTTTAATATTCATGATAAGTGCAAGCAAGAAACTATCTCGCGGAGACACTCCAAGAAGCACAGCTGGGATGAAAAGCCCGATAATCTTTCCAAGGATACAACCGAGGATGATCAGTACAACACGCCATAGATACATGAAATGAACTTTGTAAATGTTCGTCTTATATCCAACGATACCCATATGAAGAGGCATGAAAAATACAGAAACAATGCGTAGCTTCTGAACTAGAGCTGATCCTAAAGGTGGACCATCAGGTATAGCCAAACCTAGTAAGAAAACCCCAACTGTACCATTCAATCCACAATATTCACTAGATAATCCACACAGCAGAACTGAAATCATTATCAAGGTAATGTATATATCATCTACAGGTCTCCCTTCAGGCGTATTCTTCACAATCCATAACGCTGCCGGCCgcacaataaaaaatatataaatcacCGTCCCTAATAAAATTAACACTGCAGGTAGCGCATATGATAGGTTTCCACCTCTGATCATTTGGTGGAAAAAGCTCTCGAATTTTAAACCCAAATGAAGAAATTCAGCAACCATTGCTATATGAATCGCTGAAATACCTAGGTCGGAGTTAAGAATTTTAAGATCATGGAGTACATAGGCGATAACAGGGAAGGAAATCATGCCGAATAGATCTACTACTCTATCAGAGTACCTATTATATGACTTTAGTCCCGGTATATTCTCATTTTGGAGTCCATGGGAAATTTGAAGTCCAGCTACATAAGAGCAAACCATACAAAAGAATCCGATGATGTATGGTCTCCACCCAGTTCTCTTTAATATTTTGGGATCCATTTGAACTCCAACTTTAAATATAAAAAACATGGAACTGAAATGAGCAAGCATGTCTACTACTTGAAATCCATTTAGAGGGAATATGAAATAATTAATTCCGACGGTCTTATGAGATGACATTTTTATCCACGGAGCACTCAAAATCCACGGGCTAACAAGTATCCCTCCCTGTACGTGTATAACATATAtcaataataatttaaaaaaaaaaacatatataggTACTCGAGAAAATAATTAAAGCATAATAAACAGGCCTTACCAGTATTTGAGAAACAATTAAGGGTTGATGGAACCGTGACAATGCCATATGTATCAGATGTGGTAAAAGAGAAAGTACACTAATTTGCAAGCAAATACTTGGTAAAGGACCAAAAGCTTCGAAGCTATCTGAATGTTCATAAAATAATCCTCCTTTGTCTGAACCGACTATGCCTGGAACAGTACACATACGGTAACCTCTCGGTTTCAACATATCTCTCTCTCCCTGTATACCCCTACTAagcagcagcaggaactgcaAATGTTTGGCAGGGGAGAAAGGAAGCAACAAGGAAAGGAAACAAatgtttttctgtttcttcttttATTCGGAGgtttataaaaatgagaaagaaacCTGATTGCTGTGAAATGATAGATTCTCACTGTTCATTT
This portion of the Papaver somniferum cultivar HN1 chromosome 11, ASM357369v1, whole genome shotgun sequence genome encodes:
- the LOC113324071 gene encoding cation/H(+) antiporter 15-like, which gives rise to MSSHKTVGINYFIFPLNGFQVVDMLAHFSSMFFIFKVGVQMDPKILKRTGWRPYIIGFFCMVCSYVAGLQISHGLQNENIPGLKSYNRYSDRVVDLFGMISFPVIAYVLHDLKILNSDLGISAIHIAMVAEFLHLGLKFESFFHQMIRGGNLSYALPAVLILLGTVIYIFFIVRPAALWIVKNTPEGRPVDDIYITLIMISVLLCGLSSEYCGLNGTVGVFLLGLAIPDGPPLGSALVQKLRIVSVFFMPLHMGIVGYKTNIYKVHFMYLWRVVLIILGCILGKIIGLFIPAVLLGVSPRDSFLLALIMNIKGIVEVSTLNTWLDSNNTKEIFRASNTTMVLALVVLVAVITPTVKYLYDPSEKYATYKGRSILQSNEKNSDFRVLVCVHTQDDVPGIIRIIEASNPTKLHPLTIYLLHLVELVGRASPLLISQKLDELASSSNPTKSERIINVFQKFQNRYKNVVTVFPFTTISPYASMHNDICTMSVDKRVALVIFPFCRQDAISQRGDLARPNISNRAIKTLLQNLLRNAPCSVGILMDGSNLQTKSTCFLPETPYRVIVLFFGGPDDREALAFAMNMIHHPYVFVTLVRFYGPASLTSDGVIDYYNESVSIDIERRMFLDDELVDHFRVNTMHDETLEYKEVEVKDGAETIWAVRSLHQDFDLMLVGRQQIVDSKIFSGLEENWDECGQLGAIGDLVTSPEFGAEGSILIIHRCGDIS